The following proteins are co-located in the Oscillatoria salina IIICB1 genome:
- the hypD gene encoding hydrogenase formation protein HypD, producing the protein MKFVNEYRDREIVQTYVQGITKIITKPWTIMEICGGQTHTIVKYGIDTLLPSEITLIHGPGCPVCVTATELIDTAITLASQPQIIFCSFGDMLRVPGSTSTDLLTVKANGGDVQIVYSPLDTLKIAQENPEKEVVFFAVGFETTAPATAMAVYQAKQQGITNFSMLVSHVLVPPAMAAILSSPQNQVQGFLAAGHVCTVMGYEEYQAIAAQYQIPIIVTGFEPVDILQGVYLCLQQLEQNQAEVVNQYSRSVQPQGNQSAKTLMQQVFQVVSRQWRGLGEIPHSGLGLRPEYANYDVQQKFHLEVATAAQTPSECISGLILQGIQKPHHCPAFGRRCTPEHPLGAPMVSSEGACAAYYRYRQRLNE; encoded by the coding sequence GTGAAATTTGTTAATGAGTATCGCGATCGAGAAATTGTCCAAACTTACGTCCAAGGGATTACAAAAATTATTACCAAACCCTGGACAATTATGGAAATTTGTGGGGGACAAACTCATACCATTGTCAAATATGGCATTGATACCCTATTACCCTCAGAAATAACCTTAATTCATGGACCCGGCTGTCCCGTTTGTGTCACCGCAACTGAATTAATTGATACAGCGATTACCCTTGCATCTCAACCCCAGATTATTTTCTGTTCCTTTGGGGATATGTTACGAGTTCCGGGGTCAACTTCCACGGATTTATTAACTGTCAAAGCTAATGGTGGAGATGTGCAGATTGTTTATTCTCCCCTCGATACCCTCAAAATTGCCCAAGAGAATCCTGAGAAAGAAGTTGTCTTTTTTGCTGTTGGGTTTGAAACCACTGCCCCGGCTACAGCAATGGCAGTTTATCAAGCAAAACAACAAGGAATTACTAACTTTTCTATGTTAGTTTCTCATGTCCTGGTTCCCCCCGCAATGGCAGCGATTTTGTCTTCTCCCCAGAACCAAGTGCAAGGATTTCTCGCCGCAGGTCATGTCTGTACTGTAATGGGATATGAAGAGTATCAGGCGATCGCTGCTCAATACCAGATTCCCATCATCGTTACCGGATTTGAACCTGTAGACATCCTCCAAGGGGTTTATCTTTGTCTTCAACAACTCGAACAAAACCAAGCCGAAGTTGTCAACCAATACAGCCGTTCCGTCCAACCCCAAGGAAATCAATCCGCCAAAACCCTGATGCAACAAGTCTTTCAAGTCGTCTCCCGTCAGTGGCGAGGCTTGGGGGAAATTCCCCACAGTGGGCTAGGACTGCGCCCAGAGTACGCTAACTATGATGTCCAGCAAAAATTTCATTTAGAGGTGGCAACTGCCGCTCAAACCCCTTCTGAGTGCATTAGCGGTCTGATTTTACAAGGTATCCAGAAACCTCACCACTGTCCCGCCTTTGGGAGACGTTGCACTCCAGAACATCCTCTCGGCGCACCAATGGTATCCTCCGAAGGTGCTTGTGCTGCTTATTATCGTTATCGTCAACGCCTCAACGAGTAG
- a CDS encoding dihydroorotate dehydrogenase-like protein — MDLTTNYLGLELRSPLVVGAAAPLTENIDRLQQMEDAGASAVVLHSLFEEQIRQEQLELHYHLEQGTESFAEALTYFPEPDIFHVAGEQYLKHIQQAKSRVKIPIIASLNGSTLGGWTDYAKKMAEAGADAIELNIYHIPTDLNISGEEIEKRYIEVLQSVKSTVNIPVAVKLSPYFSNIANMAKKLTEAGADGLVLFNRFYQPDIDIETLEVNPHVLLSTPQAMRLPMRWIAILYGRVNADFAATSGIHKAVDVVKMLMVGAKVTMIVSVLLRHGIGHLKSIETDLKVWLEEHEYESVKQLQGSMSQINCPNPTEFERVQYMKAIQNYHPAIDLFQKVS; from the coding sequence ATGGATTTAACCACCAATTATTTAGGCTTAGAATTGCGATCTCCGTTAGTAGTGGGGGCTGCTGCACCCTTAACTGAAAATATCGATCGTCTTCAACAAATGGAAGATGCTGGTGCGTCCGCCGTCGTGCTACATTCCTTATTTGAAGAACAGATTCGCCAGGAACAATTAGAATTACACTATCATCTCGAACAAGGAACTGAAAGTTTTGCCGAAGCCTTAACTTATTTCCCGGAACCAGACATTTTTCATGTTGCAGGGGAACAATATCTTAAGCATATTCAGCAAGCAAAGTCAAGGGTTAAAATTCCGATTATTGCTAGTCTCAATGGTTCAACATTAGGGGGATGGACTGACTATGCGAAAAAAATGGCAGAAGCAGGGGCTGATGCTATTGAACTGAATATTTATCATATTCCCACTGATTTGAATATCTCTGGAGAAGAGATTGAAAAACGTTACATTGAAGTGCTTCAATCGGTGAAATCAACGGTTAATATTCCCGTTGCAGTTAAACTGAGTCCCTATTTCAGCAATATAGCAAATATGGCGAAGAAACTAACAGAAGCTGGGGCAGATGGATTAGTTTTATTCAATCGTTTCTATCAACCAGATATTGATATTGAAACCCTAGAAGTAAATCCCCATGTTTTACTGAGTACCCCCCAAGCTATGCGCTTACCCATGCGGTGGATTGCGATTTTATATGGCAGAGTAAATGCTGATTTTGCTGCTACTAGTGGGATTCATAAAGCTGTTGATGTGGTAAAAATGTTAATGGTCGGAGCAAAGGTGACGATGATAGTTAGCGTTCTCTTAAGACATGGTATTGGACATTTAAAAAGCATTGAAACAGATTTAAAAGTGTGGCTAGAAGAACATGAATATGAATCAGTGAAACAGCTACAAGGAAGTATGAGTCAGATTAATTGCCCGAACCCCACAGAATTTGAACGGGTTCAATATATGAAAGCTATCCAAAATTATCATCCGGCAATTGACTTATTCCAGAAAGTAAGTTAG
- the nifJ gene encoding pyruvate:ferredoxin (flavodoxin) oxidoreductase, whose amino-acid sequence MSKPAFTTLDGNEAVARVAYRLNEVIAIYPITPASPMGEWADAWSSAKQSNLWGTVPAIVEMQSEGGAAGAVHGALQAGSLTTTFTASQGLLLMLPNLYKIAGELTPGVLHIAARSIAAQALSIFGDHSDVMAARATGCGLLCAASVQEAHDFAAIATRASLESRIPFLHFFDGFRTSHEIQKVVLIEDEELKQLFPDELIFAHRERALSPDRPFIRGTAQNPDVFFQARETVNPYYEACPNLVQKAMDEFAAITGRQYQLYEYEGDPEAERVIILMGSGCETAQETVDYLNTQGEKVGVVKVRLYRPFEIQTFINALPKTVKAIAILDRTKEPGSSGEPLYLDVVSAIVETQTFTPAPRIVGGRYGLSSKEFTPAMIKGIFDNLSQDTPKNHFTIGIHDDLTHTSLPYDPNFNIEPDNVVRAVFYGLGSDGTVGANKNSIKIIGEETDNYAQGYFVYDSKKSGSVTVSHLRFGPEKLRSSYLISNASFVACHQWQFLEKLAVLSVAKPGSTFLLNSPYDPETTWQQLPQDIRQEIQEKELKFYAIDAYEVANNAGMGGRINTVMQVCFFALAKVLPKEDAIAQIKKAIRKTYGKKGEEVVKRNLEAVDSTLDRLHEVNYRSFKLPEATSEKDYSAIPETAPAFVREVLGKMMLRKGDEIPVSALPVDGTYPSGTSKWEKRNVAMEVPVWDTDVCVQCGKCVMVCPHGVIRSKVYDESALENAPASFKSTNARDKAWSNLQFSLQVAVEDCTGCAVCVDVCPAKNKAEPRKKAINMETQLPLREQERENWDFFLRIPNRDRAQLNLHKIAHQQMQEPLFEFSGACAGCGETPYLKLATQLFGDRMLVANATGCSSIYGGNLPTTPWTQNAQGLGPAWSNSLFEDNAEFGLGFRISVDKHSQYAVELLQQLSFGMNGNALIPTEFASQILNNQQTDEADIAEQREWVAQLKQQLEQALSTTEDSQVVSQIKQLLSLANYLVKKSVWIVGGDGWAYDIGYGGLDHVLASGRNVNILVMDTEVYSNTGGQMSKATPRGAVAKFAAGGKPAPKKDLGLMAMTYGNVYVASVAMGARDEHTLRAFLEAEAYPGASLIIAYSHCIAHGINMTTAMQQQKALVESGRWLLYRYDPRRAEVGENPLLLDSHSPKHSVEDSMYAENRFKMLTRTNPEQAKQLLEAAQADVNTRWQLYQYLAARHLTNPQKDEKPDSGERSPKQMTAS is encoded by the coding sequence ATGAGTAAACCAGCATTTACAACGTTAGACGGTAACGAAGCTGTTGCCCGGGTTGCCTATCGACTGAATGAAGTCATTGCCATTTATCCGATTACCCCCGCCTCGCCGATGGGAGAATGGGCGGATGCTTGGTCATCAGCGAAACAATCAAACCTCTGGGGAACTGTTCCCGCGATTGTGGAAATGCAAAGCGAGGGAGGGGCAGCCGGGGCGGTTCACGGGGCGTTACAAGCGGGTTCCTTAACCACCACGTTTACGGCATCCCAAGGCTTGTTATTGATGTTGCCCAACCTATATAAAATTGCGGGGGAATTGACTCCTGGGGTGTTGCATATTGCCGCCCGTTCGATCGCTGCCCAAGCTTTGTCCATTTTTGGGGATCATAGTGATGTGATGGCAGCCAGAGCCACAGGTTGCGGGTTACTCTGTGCAGCATCGGTACAAGAAGCCCATGATTTCGCAGCGATCGCCACTCGTGCTAGTTTAGAATCTCGCATTCCTTTCTTACACTTCTTTGATGGATTCCGCACTTCCCACGAAATTCAAAAGGTGGTGTTAATTGAGGATGAGGAATTAAAACAATTATTCCCCGACGAACTTATTTTTGCCCATCGAGAACGGGCGTTATCCCCCGATCGCCCCTTTATTCGCGGTACCGCCCAAAACCCTGATGTCTTCTTCCAAGCGCGAGAAACGGTTAATCCTTATTATGAGGCTTGCCCCAATCTCGTGCAAAAGGCAATGGATGAGTTTGCAGCCATAACCGGACGACAATACCAATTGTATGAGTACGAAGGCGATCCGGAAGCGGAACGGGTCATAATTTTAATGGGATCGGGTTGTGAAACTGCCCAGGAAACCGTTGACTATCTCAACACCCAAGGTGAAAAAGTTGGGGTGGTGAAAGTGCGGTTATATCGTCCCTTTGAGATTCAAACTTTCATCAATGCCTTACCCAAAACTGTCAAAGCGATCGCCATTTTAGATCGGACAAAAGAACCAGGAAGTTCCGGCGAACCCTTGTACTTGGATGTGGTAAGTGCGATCGTCGAAACCCAAACCTTTACCCCGGCGCCGCGCATTGTTGGCGGACGTTATGGGTTATCCTCAAAAGAGTTCACTCCGGCGATGATTAAAGGAATCTTTGACAATCTGAGTCAAGATACGCCCAAAAATCACTTTACCATTGGCATTCACGACGATCTCACCCATACCTCTCTACCTTACGATCCGAATTTCAACATTGAACCAGATAATGTCGTGCGGGCAGTGTTCTATGGCTTAGGATCGGATGGGACAGTAGGGGCAAATAAGAACTCGATTAAAATTATTGGCGAAGAAACCGATAATTATGCCCAAGGCTACTTTGTCTATGATTCTAAGAAGTCAGGTTCGGTGACAGTTTCGCATCTGCGCTTTGGACCCGAAAAACTGCGCTCCAGCTATCTTATTAGTAACGCAAGTTTTGTCGCCTGTCATCAATGGCAATTCTTAGAAAAATTAGCTGTGTTGAGTGTAGCAAAACCGGGATCGACCTTCCTCCTCAATAGTCCCTACGATCCGGAAACCACCTGGCAACAACTGCCCCAAGATATTCGCCAAGAGATTCAGGAAAAGGAACTGAAGTTTTATGCGATCGACGCTTATGAGGTGGCGAATAATGCAGGGATGGGAGGGAGGATTAACACCGTGATGCAAGTTTGTTTCTTTGCCCTTGCTAAAGTGTTACCAAAAGAAGACGCGATCGCCCAAATTAAAAAAGCCATTCGCAAAACCTATGGCAAAAAGGGTGAAGAAGTGGTGAAACGAAACTTGGAAGCGGTAGATAGCACCTTAGATCGTCTCCATGAAGTTAACTATCGCAGTTTCAAGCTCCCAGAAGCAACCTCGGAGAAAGATTATTCTGCCATTCCCGAAACAGCCCCGGCGTTTGTACGGGAAGTGTTAGGGAAGATGATGTTAAGGAAAGGAGATGAAATTCCTGTAAGTGCTTTACCTGTTGATGGGACTTATCCGAGTGGGACATCGAAATGGGAAAAACGTAACGTGGCGATGGAAGTTCCGGTTTGGGATACCGATGTCTGCGTTCAATGTGGTAAATGTGTCATGGTTTGTCCTCATGGGGTGATTCGTTCTAAAGTGTATGACGAGAGTGCCTTAGAAAATGCCCCCGCAAGCTTTAAGAGTACGAATGCGCGAGATAAGGCTTGGTCAAACCTGCAATTTAGCCTTCAGGTGGCGGTAGAAGACTGTACCGGATGCGCCGTTTGTGTCGATGTCTGCCCTGCCAAAAATAAAGCCGAACCCCGGAAAAAGGCAATTAACATGGAGACACAACTGCCCTTACGAGAACAGGAACGGGAAAATTGGGACTTCTTTTTAAGAATACCCAATCGCGATCGCGCCCAATTGAATCTGCATAAAATTGCCCATCAGCAAATGCAAGAACCCCTCTTTGAGTTTTCTGGGGCTTGTGCAGGTTGTGGGGAGACACCTTATCTTAAGTTAGCAACGCAATTATTTGGCGATCGGATGTTGGTAGCGAATGCCACCGGATGTTCCTCTATCTATGGCGGTAATTTACCTACAACTCCCTGGACTCAAAACGCCCAAGGATTAGGTCCCGCTTGGTCAAATTCCCTGTTTGAAGATAATGCTGAGTTTGGCTTAGGCTTCCGAATTTCGGTGGATAAACATAGCCAATATGCCGTGGAACTGTTGCAACAGCTATCCTTTGGGATGAATGGAAATGCCCTTATTCCCACAGAGTTTGCTAGTCAAATTCTCAATAATCAACAAACCGATGAAGCAGATATCGCCGAACAACGGGAATGGGTGGCGCAACTCAAACAACAGCTAGAACAAGCATTAAGTACCACTGAAGATTCTCAAGTCGTCAGTCAGATTAAACAACTGCTTTCCCTGGCTAACTACTTAGTGAAAAAGAGTGTTTGGATTGTGGGCGGTGACGGTTGGGCTTACGATATCGGTTATGGTGGCTTAGATCACGTTTTAGCAAGCGGTCGCAATGTGAATATTTTGGTCATGGATACCGAAGTTTATTCTAATACAGGCGGTCAAATGTCCAAAGCCACTCCGCGAGGCGCAGTTGCTAAATTTGCAGCCGGGGGGAAACCTGCACCCAAGAAAGACTTAGGCTTAATGGCAATGACCTATGGTAATGTTTATGTGGCAAGTGTCGCAATGGGCGCGCGAGACGAACATACCTTGCGGGCTTTCCTCGAAGCTGAAGCCTATCCCGGAGCTTCTTTGATTATCGCCTACTCCCACTGTATTGCCCACGGCATTAACATGACAACGGCGATGCAGCAACAGAAAGCCTTAGTTGAGTCCGGACGTTGGTTACTCTATCGTTACGATCCCCGACGGGCGGAAGTAGGGGAAAATCCCTTACTGTTGGATTCTCATTCTCCGAAACATTCCGTTGAGGATTCCATGTACGCCGAAAATCGTTTCAAGATGTTAACCCGTACCAATCCCGAACAAGCCAAGCAACTTTTAGAAGCAGCCCAAGCCGATGTTAACACCCGTTGGCAACTCTATCAATATTTAGCTGCCCGTCATCTGACAAATCCCCAGAAAGATGAAAAGCCAGATTCAGGGGAAAGATCGCCGAAACAAATGACAGCTTCCTAA
- the hoxE gene encoding bidirectional hydrogenase complex protein HoxE: MQTSQKPPKLVRKPPPQDNPFKRIDIALKRNHYQPDALIEILHAAQNTFGYLEADTLAYIAKNLKLPLSRVYGVATFYHLFTLKPGGKHTCVVCLGTACYVKGSQKVLAALEQQTKIQAGETTSDGQISLLTARCIGACGIAPAVVFDGQVAGQVSPAAALVKVEGWETPE; encoded by the coding sequence ATGCAAACATCACAAAAACCGCCAAAACTTGTTCGGAAGCCGCCCCCTCAAGATAATCCTTTCAAGCGAATTGACATTGCCCTCAAGCGCAATCATTACCAACCAGACGCTCTCATTGAGATTTTGCACGCTGCCCAAAATACCTTTGGCTATTTAGAAGCAGATACTTTAGCCTACATTGCGAAAAACTTGAAATTGCCCCTAAGTCGCGTTTATGGGGTCGCCACCTTTTATCATCTCTTTACCCTCAAACCCGGAGGCAAACATACCTGTGTCGTCTGTCTCGGCACAGCTTGTTATGTCAAAGGCAGTCAGAAAGTCTTAGCAGCCTTAGAACAACAGACAAAGATTCAAGCGGGAGAAACAACCTCGGATGGGCAAATTTCCCTACTCACGGCTCGCTGTATCGGAGCTTGTGGAATTGCTCCAGCAGTGGTTTTCGATGGTCAAGTAGCTGGACAGGTTTCCCCAGCAGCAGCCTTAGTCAAGGTAGAAGGGTGGGAAACGCCAGAATAG
- a CDS encoding NuoF family protein yields the protein MEQSELLELAEKERQSQKPVRIHCCTSTGCRAAASLEVQKSMEKAVEDWGLENQVEVLGVGCMGFCGYGPMVAVSPSEQLYQKVTPEQGESIVKAVNQGEATAEKADSNHPFFTRQLKIVREHSGQIDPEKIGEYLAVGGYQSLYQVLYEMTPAEVVNEIMKSGLRGRGGAGYPTGLKWQTVAKMPPGQKYVICNGDEGDPGAFMDRSVLESDPHRVLEGMAIAGYAIGADRGFIYVRAEYPLAITRLQKAINQAKGQGILGTQIFGSPFDFRIDIRVGAGAFVCGEETALIASVEGKRGTPRPRPPYPAVSGLWGEPTLINNVETLANIPTIIKKGADWFASIGTEKSKGTKIFSLTGKIEYNGLIEVPMGISLREIIEEMGGGIPNGGKVKAVQTGGPSGGCIPPDALDTPVDYESLAKLGSIMGSGGMVVMDEETSMVEVAKFYMGFCQEESCGKCIPCRVGTVQIYELLNRILNQEATSTDLKKLEQLCQMVKQTSLCGLGQSAPNPVLSTLQYFQDEYTALVKGD from the coding sequence ATGGAGCAAAGTGAACTGCTGGAATTAGCTGAAAAAGAACGCCAATCCCAAAAGCCAGTAAGAATTCATTGTTGTACTTCGACCGGATGTCGGGCTGCGGCTTCACTGGAAGTACAGAAAAGCATGGAAAAAGCAGTCGAAGATTGGGGCTTAGAGAACCAGGTTGAAGTCTTAGGGGTGGGCTGTATGGGCTTTTGTGGTTACGGACCGATGGTAGCTGTCAGCCCAAGCGAGCAACTCTATCAAAAAGTAACCCCCGAGCAAGGAGAATCAATTGTCAAAGCCGTGAATCAGGGGGAAGCCACTGCGGAAAAAGCCGACAGCAATCATCCTTTCTTTACCCGTCAATTGAAAATTGTCCGAGAACATAGCGGTCAAATCGATCCCGAAAAAATTGGCGAATACTTAGCCGTAGGGGGGTATCAAAGCCTCTATCAGGTTTTATACGAGATGACCCCTGCCGAGGTAGTGAATGAAATCATGAAATCTGGCTTACGGGGACGAGGAGGGGCTGGTTATCCCACAGGGTTAAAATGGCAAACCGTCGCCAAAATGCCCCCCGGTCAGAAATATGTCATCTGTAATGGTGATGAAGGAGATCCCGGTGCATTTATGGATCGTAGCGTCTTAGAAAGCGATCCTCATCGAGTGTTAGAAGGAATGGCGATCGCAGGTTATGCGATCGGTGCAGATCGAGGCTTTATCTATGTGCGGGCGGAATATCCCTTAGCAATTACTCGTCTGCAAAAAGCCATTAACCAAGCCAAAGGTCAGGGAATTTTAGGCACTCAGATTTTCGGTTCTCCCTTCGATTTTCGCATTGATATTCGGGTTGGAGCCGGAGCATTTGTTTGTGGGGAAGAAACAGCCCTGATTGCCTCTGTAGAAGGGAAACGAGGAACTCCCCGCCCTCGCCCTCCTTATCCGGCGGTTTCGGGACTGTGGGGAGAACCCACCCTAATTAATAACGTCGAAACCCTAGCGAATATCCCCACAATTATCAAGAAAGGGGCAGATTGGTTTGCCAGTATTGGTACGGAAAAAAGTAAAGGTACAAAGATCTTTTCCCTCACAGGCAAAATTGAGTACAACGGGTTGATTGAAGTACCGATGGGCATTTCCCTGCGGGAAATTATTGAAGAGATGGGGGGTGGGATTCCCAATGGTGGCAAGGTGAAAGCCGTACAAACTGGAGGCCCTTCGGGAGGGTGTATTCCCCCTGATGCCCTGGATACCCCCGTAGATTATGAATCTTTGGCAAAACTAGGTTCGATCATGGGGTCAGGGGGCATGGTGGTCATGGATGAAGAAACCAGTATGGTAGAAGTCGCCAAGTTTTACATGGGCTTTTGCCAAGAAGAGTCCTGCGGTAAATGTATTCCCTGTCGCGTCGGAACGGTGCAAATTTACGAACTGTTAAACCGCATTCTCAACCAGGAAGCCACTTCAACAGATCTAAAAAAACTCGAGCAATTATGTCAGATGGTGAAAC